The following coding sequences lie in one Alicyclobacillus curvatus genomic window:
- a CDS encoding MBL fold metallo-hydrolase produces the protein MLIKTFVLSPLRSNCYILADADSRGASAVIIDPGDTDVQPVIDYIGSHGLQVQAIWATHAHFDHVMGVDVLRRTFNIPAYVHAEDIPLWREMHQSVKQWLGRDVPPLSDPDGTFGEGDGLTCGDLSFHVLHTPGHSPGGVCLLSETVAFTGDTLFAQSVGRTDLPGGNFAVLSTSLKRLLELSDDVTIYPGHMGTSTIGVERKINPFLLDLE, from the coding sequence TTGCTTATCAAGACGTTTGTACTGTCACCGCTTCGGTCAAACTGTTACATCCTTGCGGACGCTGATAGTCGGGGAGCTTCCGCTGTCATCATCGATCCCGGTGATACAGACGTGCAACCCGTCATCGATTACATCGGCAGCCATGGCCTGCAAGTTCAGGCAATCTGGGCTACCCACGCCCACTTTGATCATGTGATGGGCGTCGACGTCCTGCGCCGGACGTTTAACATCCCCGCGTACGTACACGCAGAGGACATCCCACTGTGGCGCGAAATGCATCAGTCGGTGAAACAGTGGCTCGGCAGGGATGTCCCGCCTCTCTCTGACCCGGACGGCACGTTTGGGGAAGGAGACGGACTGACCTGCGGTGACCTGTCCTTTCACGTCTTGCATACGCCTGGCCATTCGCCGGGAGGGGTATGTCTGCTTTCTGAGACGGTAGCGTTCACCGGCGATACCTTGTTTGCGCAAAGTGTAGGCCGAACAGACCTGCCCGGTGGAAATTTTGCTGTTCTCTCGACAAGTCTTAAGCGCCTGCTCGAGTTGTCAGATGACGTCACCATCTACCCAGGGCATATGGGGACAAGCACCATTGGGGTGGAACGAAAAATTAACCCTTTTTTGCTTGATCTTGAATGA
- a CDS encoding D-tyrosyl-tRNA(Tyr) deacylase, whose protein sequence is MRLVVQRSGPASVVVRGETVGQIDHGLVVLVGVKNGDTTQDVRYLADKLVHLRVFEDDEGKMNHDVLSVGGAILSISQFTLYGDVRKGRRPNYMDAAPPSEASERYEEFNAALRDCGVQVATGVFGAMMDVHLVNDGPVTILLDSEKRF, encoded by the coding sequence GTGCGGCTCGTTGTTCAACGCAGCGGCCCGGCGTCGGTGGTTGTGCGTGGCGAGACCGTGGGGCAGATAGACCACGGCCTTGTTGTGCTCGTCGGTGTCAAGAATGGAGATACCACTCAGGATGTTCGCTACCTTGCCGATAAACTGGTCCATTTGCGTGTTTTTGAAGACGATGAAGGAAAGATGAATCACGATGTGTTGTCCGTAGGCGGCGCCATCTTGTCCATCTCACAGTTCACACTCTACGGGGATGTTCGCAAAGGGCGGCGTCCGAATTACATGGATGCTGCGCCACCGTCGGAGGCAAGCGAGCGCTATGAAGAGTTTAACGCTGCTTTGCGAGATTGCGGTGTACAGGTGGCAACAGGCGTGTTTGGGGCGATGATGGATGTGCATCTCGTCAATGACGGGCCCGTTACCATCTTGCTCGACAGCGAGAAGCGTTTCTGA
- a CDS encoding adenine phosphoribosyltransferase, with protein sequence MNWKTFIREIPDFPQPGILFRDITPLLANGEAYRQAINTLADFARDLKAELIVGPEARGYVVGAPLAFALEAGFVPVRKKGKLPGQTISVQYGLEYGSDVLEIHKDAITTGQRIVVADDLLATGGTMSATIELVQKLGGNVVGAAFLIELSELAGRNKLGNLDIFTLVQY encoded by the coding sequence ATGAACTGGAAGACTTTCATACGTGAAATTCCGGATTTTCCACAACCAGGTATTCTGTTTCGAGATATTACGCCGCTTCTGGCAAATGGCGAGGCCTATCGTCAGGCCATCAATACCTTAGCCGACTTTGCTCGCGACTTGAAGGCAGAGTTGATTGTTGGGCCCGAAGCTCGAGGCTATGTCGTGGGTGCACCGCTTGCATTCGCGCTTGAAGCAGGTTTTGTTCCGGTACGCAAAAAAGGGAAATTGCCTGGACAGACCATCTCTGTTCAGTATGGACTCGAGTACGGTTCGGATGTCCTCGAGATACACAAGGATGCCATCACAACTGGTCAGCGTATTGTGGTTGCAGACGACCTCCTGGCAACAGGTGGGACGATGAGTGCAACCATTGAGTTGGTCCAGAAACTCGGCGGCAATGTGGTCGGTGCTGCGTTTCTGATTGAGTTGTCAGAACTTGCGGGCCGCAATAAGCTCGGAAACCTGGATATCTTTACACTCGTTCAATACTAA
- a CDS encoding peptidase E, whose translation MGTRQIIAMGGGGFSMEPDNHLLDLYVLKQTNNTRPKVCFLPTASGDADSYVAKFRNAFEQYSCHPSHLSLFRLPTTDLESYILEQDVIYVGGGNTKSMLALWREWGLDVILRKAWEQGVILAGVSAGSICWFEEGLTDSYGDELKPVKCLGLLNGSNCPHYDGEPQRRPAYQKYILSGKIQAGYAADDGVALHFVGTQFEKAVSSRLNSKAYYVRAISGEQLEQEIETTYLGQ comes from the coding sequence ATGGGAACAAGGCAGATAATTGCAATGGGTGGCGGAGGTTTTTCCATGGAACCCGACAACCATCTACTGGATTTATATGTTCTAAAGCAAACGAACAATACAAGACCTAAAGTGTGTTTTCTGCCTACTGCAAGTGGCGACGCAGACAGCTATGTTGCGAAATTCCGTAACGCATTCGAACAGTATTCATGCCATCCATCACACTTATCCTTATTTAGATTGCCAACCACTGATTTAGAGAGTTATATCCTTGAACAGGATGTCATTTATGTTGGCGGAGGCAACACGAAGAGTATGTTAGCCCTTTGGAGAGAGTGGGGGTTGGACGTTATACTTCGAAAGGCTTGGGAACAGGGCGTCATTCTTGCAGGGGTGAGCGCAGGATCAATTTGTTGGTTTGAGGAAGGTTTAACGGATTCGTACGGTGATGAGTTGAAGCCGGTGAAATGCCTTGGACTGCTAAACGGTAGTAATTGCCCGCATTACGACGGTGAGCCACAGAGACGACCGGCGTACCAAAAGTACATACTCTCCGGAAAAATTCAAGCTGGGTATGCGGCGGACGATGGCGTGGCCCTCCATTTTGTTGGGACGCAATTCGAAAAAGCGGTGAGTTCGCGCCTCAACTCCAAAGCGTACTACGTGAGGGCTATCAGTGGAGAACAATTGGAACAAGAGATCGAGACAACCTACTTAGGTCAATAA
- a CDS encoding bifunctional (p)ppGpp synthetase/guanosine-3',5'-bis(diphosphate) 3'-pyrophosphohydrolase: MSALQTVKTIDEVVEQYLTYGKKEDALFIRRAFDYAENAHVGQLRRSGEPYITHPVAVAMILAELQLDATTLAAALLHDVVEDTKVTDEEIVRQFGAEVAALVDGVTKLKRIKFDSSEEQQAENLRKMFMAMAKDIRVLLIKLADRLHNMRTLRYQPPEKQQQTARETLEIFAPLAHRLGMYSVKWELEDTALRYLNPQQYYRIVHLMAQKRKERESYVNDVMDLIRSKSQELEIQAEVTGRAKHIYSIYRKMVTQQKEFNEIYDLFAVRIIVNSIKDCYGVLGVIHTMWKPMPGRFKDYIAMPKYNMYQSLHTTVVGPRGEPLEIQIRTWDMHQTAEYGIAAHWVYKEGGGRADSKFSQKLAWFREVLEWQQDFKDAQEFMETLKLDLFSDEVFVFTPKGDVVGLPAGSVPIDFAYKIHTDVGNRCIGAKINGKIVPLDYRLRTGDIIEVLTSKHSYGPSRDWLKIVQSSQAKSKIRQWFKKEQREENVDRGKELIEKEIVRQRLDPKELMTPALLLDVLHKFNFSREDEMYAAVGYGGLSAAQVVTRLVDRMRRDVASTVIDPVSLDLRDKKHPSSSGVRVRGIDNLLIRFARCCNPVPGDDIVGFVTRGRGVSVHRADCPNATALQDDNGRMMEVEWAGAPDLSYQVELEITGLDRHGLINEVMNAVGETKTEITAVTGRVDQKRIAHVSLTIRIRNLDHLRNIVERLKRIKDIHSVRRVIQ; the protein is encoded by the coding sequence GTGTCGGCGTTGCAAACGGTGAAAACGATTGACGAAGTCGTCGAACAATACTTGACCTATGGAAAGAAAGAAGACGCGCTGTTTATACGTCGCGCCTTTGACTACGCAGAGAACGCGCACGTAGGTCAATTGCGGCGTTCCGGCGAGCCCTACATCACGCATCCGGTGGCAGTCGCGATGATTCTGGCAGAACTGCAGCTCGACGCCACGACCTTGGCCGCGGCACTGTTGCACGATGTTGTCGAAGATACGAAGGTCACTGACGAGGAAATTGTGCGCCAGTTTGGGGCTGAGGTGGCAGCTCTGGTCGATGGAGTCACCAAACTCAAGCGCATCAAGTTTGATTCCTCCGAGGAGCAACAGGCAGAAAATCTGCGCAAGATGTTTATGGCGATGGCAAAAGACATTCGCGTGCTCTTGATTAAACTGGCGGACAGACTGCACAACATGCGCACGCTCCGCTATCAGCCTCCGGAAAAACAGCAACAGACCGCGAGAGAAACACTCGAAATTTTTGCTCCTCTGGCGCATCGCCTTGGTATGTATTCCGTGAAATGGGAACTTGAAGACACTGCGCTGCGTTACCTGAATCCGCAGCAGTATTACCGTATTGTGCACTTGATGGCGCAAAAGCGCAAAGAACGCGAGAGCTACGTCAACGACGTGATGGATCTGATACGTAGTAAAAGTCAGGAACTCGAGATTCAGGCTGAAGTGACCGGCCGTGCAAAACACATTTACAGTATCTATCGCAAGATGGTCACACAGCAAAAAGAGTTTAACGAGATTTACGACCTCTTCGCCGTTCGCATCATCGTCAACAGCATCAAGGACTGTTACGGCGTGCTCGGTGTGATTCATACCATGTGGAAACCCATGCCAGGGCGGTTTAAGGACTACATTGCAATGCCGAAGTACAACATGTACCAAAGCTTGCACACAACGGTGGTCGGGCCGCGCGGCGAGCCGCTCGAAATTCAGATTCGAACTTGGGACATGCATCAGACGGCAGAATACGGCATCGCTGCGCATTGGGTCTATAAAGAAGGCGGCGGTCGGGCCGACAGCAAATTCTCGCAAAAATTGGCCTGGTTTCGAGAGGTTCTTGAGTGGCAACAGGATTTCAAAGACGCACAAGAGTTTATGGAGACCCTGAAACTTGACCTCTTTTCCGACGAAGTCTTCGTCTTTACGCCAAAAGGCGATGTGGTCGGCTTACCCGCTGGCAGCGTGCCCATTGATTTTGCCTACAAAATTCACACAGATGTCGGAAACCGCTGTATCGGTGCAAAGATTAACGGAAAGATTGTTCCACTTGACTATCGCCTGCGCACTGGGGACATCATTGAAGTGCTCACGTCCAAACACAGTTACGGACCGAGTCGTGACTGGTTGAAAATTGTCCAGTCTTCGCAGGCAAAAAGCAAGATTCGACAGTGGTTCAAGAAGGAACAGCGGGAGGAAAATGTCGACCGCGGCAAGGAACTCATTGAGAAGGAAATTGTCCGTCAGAGACTTGACCCGAAAGAGCTGATGACGCCAGCCCTGCTTCTCGATGTCCTGCATAAGTTCAATTTTTCTCGCGAAGATGAGATGTACGCGGCTGTCGGATACGGCGGGCTAAGCGCCGCGCAAGTGGTTACCCGTCTCGTTGACAGGATGCGCCGTGATGTAGCGTCAACGGTCATCGATCCGGTGTCGCTCGACTTACGCGACAAGAAGCACCCATCATCGAGCGGCGTACGAGTCCGCGGCATCGACAACCTTTTGATTCGGTTTGCCAGGTGCTGTAACCCTGTTCCTGGTGATGACATCGTGGGGTTCGTCACACGTGGTCGCGGTGTATCCGTGCATCGCGCAGACTGTCCGAACGCGACGGCGTTGCAGGATGATAATGGTCGCATGATGGAAGTCGAATGGGCCGGCGCACCAGACTTGTCGTACCAGGTTGAACTGGAAATCACAGGCCTCGACAGGCATGGATTGATTAATGAAGTGATGAATGCAGTTGGCGAGACGAAGACAGAGATTACGGCGGTGACAGGGCGGGTTGACCAAAAGCGGATAGCTCATGTCAGCCTGACGATTCGAATTCGCAACCTCGACCATCTGCGCAACATTGTTGAGCGACTCAAGAGAATTAAGGATATTCACAGCGTACGACGTGTGATTCAATAA
- a CDS encoding transglycosylase domain-containing protein has protein sequence MRFLLRLVSRLVKWILKWLFAFALLATIFFIVANYTFHHWYPIRQKVQASVKASIETHHVHPLSYAEIPLAYRDAVIATEDRRFSWDPGFDPVGILRSVIVDVEQDGYVEGGSTIAQQLADNTLLNHQKTLMRKIEQLVVAVGIYDTFSKPETFAMYANVIYFGHGAYGLYNAAETYFGRTPAQCNTGELAMLAGLPNAPSVYDPFRNLALARQRQQIVIHNMVDAGKLSPAEAKQILAEPIRLRK, from the coding sequence ATGCGGTTTCTGCTCCGGCTGGTGTCACGTTTGGTCAAATGGATACTGAAGTGGTTATTCGCCTTCGCCCTGCTTGCGACCATCTTCTTTATTGTCGCTAACTACACATTTCATCACTGGTACCCCATTCGCCAAAAGGTGCAAGCAAGTGTCAAGGCAAGCATTGAGACACATCATGTGCACCCACTCTCATATGCAGAGATACCGCTCGCATACCGCGACGCTGTCATCGCGACCGAAGACCGGAGGTTTTCGTGGGACCCAGGGTTTGACCCCGTGGGCATCCTTCGTTCAGTAATCGTCGATGTAGAGCAGGATGGGTACGTCGAAGGGGGTTCGACGATTGCACAACAACTTGCTGACAACACGCTCCTTAATCATCAAAAAACACTGATGCGCAAAATAGAGCAACTCGTTGTTGCCGTTGGCATCTACGATACCTTTTCCAAACCGGAGACGTTTGCCATGTACGCGAATGTTATATACTTCGGACATGGTGCCTACGGATTGTACAATGCGGCAGAGACGTACTTTGGCCGGACGCCGGCCCAGTGTAATACAGGGGAACTCGCTATGCTTGCCGGCCTTCCCAATGCCCCTTCTGTCTACGATCCATTTCGGAACCTCGCGCTCGCAAGACAGCGACAACAGATTGTCATCCATAACATGGTTGATGCTGGAAAACTAAGTCCCGCAGAGGCAAAACAGATTCTTGCAGAGCCGATTCGGTTACGGAAATAG
- the recJ gene encoding single-stranded-DNA-specific exonuclease RecJ, with the protein MSVLLWSTAGIDTEVVRQVALEYGLPSRVARVLCTRVGVDDIPLWLQPERVPYSSPALFWDMKSAVERIKRAVTAGERIGVIGDYDVDGVTATAIVATTFEALGADFRCYIPHRVDDGYGLSQDLVDRAKSGGCGLIVTVDNGIRANDAVDYAAELGMDVVITDHHEPGEEAPHANAVVHFTRADDPGLSVLSGAGVAWKLANALLDSESYAGQELRKWHIGLAALGALADIMPMKGENRRLVREGIEVLRTISQPGWLALCDVAGVNQATLNETTILWSITPRINAAGRMDSAETALLLLLAKDVTSAARFALEVEERNADRRRETTRATTAAEKWVEDTYGEDNLPSVIVVAGPWPLGVVGIVAAKLSDAYHRPAIVFADDGNELLRGSGRAPDGLPFYDAVSGCSHLLEHFGGHSTALGCGVSRDKLDLFCAAVCARMTDYKTSVSIDHEQAMTDGVLPVADDYLPLHEATIETARWLTNLGPYGPGYPPYRYYVGPVEVTDLTAMGAGKHLRLTVREGRAVSRLIWFNPPEWAFQMERGTSIGAVVALEINTWQGREQPQLRVESAFVLARPVLREDFARVYRLLQARRKLLASDIRQTFQAEALTPVQTIFDTFVDLGFAYLEESAYHVVEQAQTQDLRESIVYQTHLRAAAVQRTAMGQ; encoded by the coding sequence TTGTCAGTGCTGCTATGGAGCACCGCCGGAATTGATACAGAAGTCGTACGTCAGGTGGCTCTGGAGTACGGGTTGCCAAGTCGGGTAGCGCGTGTTTTGTGCACCCGCGTAGGTGTCGACGACATTCCACTTTGGTTGCAACCGGAACGAGTTCCGTATTCAAGTCCTGCCTTGTTTTGGGACATGAAGTCTGCCGTAGAACGCATCAAAAGAGCTGTAACAGCGGGAGAGAGAATCGGCGTTATCGGCGACTACGATGTTGATGGTGTCACCGCCACGGCGATTGTCGCCACGACTTTCGAAGCCCTCGGCGCAGACTTTCGCTGCTACATTCCCCATCGTGTCGATGATGGCTATGGGTTGTCGCAGGACCTGGTAGATAGGGCAAAGAGCGGCGGATGCGGACTGATTGTCACGGTGGACAACGGCATTCGCGCAAACGACGCCGTCGACTACGCGGCTGAACTTGGCATGGACGTGGTGATAACGGATCACCATGAACCGGGCGAAGAAGCGCCGCACGCCAACGCGGTGGTGCATTTTACGCGCGCCGACGACCCGGGTCTCTCGGTATTGTCCGGGGCTGGCGTAGCGTGGAAATTGGCGAACGCGCTGCTCGATTCTGAGTCCTACGCGGGGCAGGAGCTCAGAAAGTGGCACATCGGTCTTGCAGCGCTCGGCGCCTTGGCAGACATCATGCCGATGAAAGGCGAGAATCGCCGCCTTGTGCGAGAGGGCATAGAGGTCTTGCGTACAATTTCGCAACCTGGATGGTTGGCGTTGTGCGACGTGGCGGGAGTCAACCAAGCGACACTGAACGAAACGACCATTCTCTGGTCTATCACACCACGCATCAATGCTGCAGGACGCATGGACAGTGCAGAAACTGCGTTGTTGTTGCTGCTTGCCAAAGATGTCACAAGTGCGGCTCGCTTCGCACTCGAGGTTGAGGAGAGAAATGCAGACCGGCGCCGTGAGACAACGAGAGCGACGACAGCGGCGGAGAAGTGGGTAGAGGACACGTACGGGGAAGACAATCTTCCATCTGTAATTGTTGTAGCCGGGCCGTGGCCACTTGGTGTTGTTGGCATTGTTGCGGCCAAATTGTCTGATGCGTATCATCGACCTGCCATCGTCTTTGCAGATGACGGCAATGAGCTTCTGAGAGGTTCCGGACGGGCACCGGACGGATTGCCATTCTACGATGCGGTGAGTGGCTGCAGCCATCTTCTCGAGCATTTCGGGGGGCACAGCACGGCGCTCGGATGCGGAGTCTCGAGAGACAAGTTGGATTTGTTTTGCGCTGCCGTCTGTGCTCGGATGACGGATTACAAGACCTCTGTTTCGATAGACCATGAACAGGCAATGACTGATGGTGTGCTGCCCGTAGCCGACGACTACCTGCCGCTCCATGAAGCCACAATCGAGACGGCGCGCTGGCTGACTAACCTCGGGCCTTATGGACCTGGTTACCCGCCGTATCGGTATTATGTTGGTCCGGTTGAAGTGACCGACTTGACGGCGATGGGTGCTGGGAAGCACCTGCGGCTAACCGTGCGTGAGGGGCGCGCCGTCAGTCGCTTAATCTGGTTCAATCCGCCGGAGTGGGCGTTTCAAATGGAGCGGGGGACGAGTATTGGTGCCGTGGTCGCCCTCGAAATCAACACTTGGCAGGGGCGGGAGCAGCCGCAACTACGTGTGGAGTCCGCGTTTGTACTTGCAAGACCCGTGTTGCGGGAAGATTTTGCGCGTGTGTATCGACTGTTGCAAGCGCGACGAAAGTTACTCGCTTCCGATATCAGACAAACCTTCCAAGCGGAGGCGCTCACCCCGGTGCAGACAATCTTCGACACGTTTGTCGACTTAGGGTTTGCTTACTTAGAAGAGAGCGCATATCATGTTGTTGAACAAGCACAGACGCAAGACCTGAGAGAATCCATTGTCTATCAGACGCATTTACGGGCAGCTGCCGTACAGCGAACGGCAATGGGGCAGTGA
- a CDS encoding SGNH/GDSL hydrolase family protein, with protein MYRYIALGDSITAGYSATGPARAYPSRVVTMLCEHRCIASGDILAEAGWTSADLNAAVLGDFPGPLPAANAISVWVGGDDLVDAAFAMLARGSAASAKTIVPMTLKRYGRDLTAMITAIRRVSKAKLILCTQYNPFPNSPLAAEAVASLNSVTATVASQTGCVLAPVHAWFSGQEARLIAGYRSGRIEDALRGNPAVHPNNRGHLVIAENLTPLVGTRW; from the coding sequence GTGTACCGATATATCGCACTCGGCGATTCGATTACCGCAGGGTATAGTGCGACTGGCCCTGCACGTGCTTATCCATCTCGAGTTGTAACCATGCTGTGCGAACATCGATGTATCGCCAGCGGTGACATCCTTGCTGAGGCTGGATGGACCAGCGCAGACCTCAATGCGGCCGTTCTGGGGGATTTTCCTGGGCCATTACCTGCGGCAAACGCCATTAGTGTTTGGGTTGGTGGAGATGACCTGGTGGATGCAGCGTTTGCGATGTTAGCGCGGGGCAGTGCAGCTTCCGCGAAAACCATTGTGCCGATGACGCTAAAGCGCTACGGACGGGACCTTACAGCAATGATTACGGCCATCCGTCGAGTCAGCAAAGCGAAACTCATCTTATGTACTCAGTACAATCCGTTCCCAAACAGTCCGCTTGCCGCAGAAGCCGTCGCAAGTTTAAACAGTGTGACCGCGACCGTGGCGAGCCAAACGGGATGCGTTCTGGCTCCCGTCCATGCATGGTTCTCCGGGCAAGAAGCTAGGCTCATTGCGGGGTATCGAAGTGGCCGCATCGAAGATGCCCTGCGCGGAAACCCTGCAGTACACCCAAACAATCGCGGTCACCTCGTGATTGCTGAAAATCTAACCCCGTTGGTAGGGACCCGTTGGTAG